The Mauremys reevesii isolate NIE-2019 linkage group 1, ASM1616193v1, whole genome shotgun sequence genome has a segment encoding these proteins:
- the LOC120371065 gene encoding putative olfactory receptor 52P1, translated as MSDSNKTDCTNPSTFILLGIPGLEAAHVWISIPFCAIYIIAILGNFTILFIVKREPSLHEPMYYFLCMLAIGDLVLSTSILPKTLSIFWFNSREIDFSACLTQMYFIHCFLAMESGIIVAMALDRYVAICNPLRHSTILTNPVVAKIGLAVVLRGGMLALPYPFLARRWPYCRTNIIPHSYCEHIAVVKLACTDIRVSSYYGLSVAFLVMGLDVFFIAVSYIQLCVILASYIPALFSFLTHRFGHNVPLHFHILIANAYLLVPPMLNPIIYGVRTREIRDRLLRLFTHKGK; from the exons atgtcagattccaacaaaaCTGACTGCACCAACCcatccaccttcatcctgctgggcattcctggcctggaggctgcccatgtctggatctccatccccttctgtgccaTATAcatcatagccatcttggggaacttcaccatcctgttcattgtgaagagggagccaagcctccatgagcccatgtactatttcctctgcatgctggccatcggtgacctggtcctgtccacgtccatcctgcccaaaacgctgagcatcttctggttcaattccagggagatcgatttcagtgcctgcctcacccagatgtacttcattcactgcttcttaGCAATGGAGTCTGGGATCAtcgtggccatggctttggatcgctacgtggccatctgtaaccccctgagacattccaccatcctgacaaaccccgtggtggccaagattggcctggccgtggtgctgcgcgGAGGGATGCTCGCACTGCCCTATCCCTTCCTTGCGAGGCGGTGGCCATATTgtagaaccaacatcatcccccactcaTACTGTGAGCACATAGCCGTGGTGAAACTGGCCTGCACTGACATCCGCgtcagtagttactatggcctcTCTGTGGCATTTTTGGTGATGggtctggatgtgttttttatcgccgtgtcctatatccag ctctgtgtcatcttagcCTCTTACATCCCagctcttttctcctttctcacaCACCGttttggccacaatgtgcccctgcatttccacaTTCTCATTGCCAACGCGTACCTGCTTGTGCCCCCCATGCTGAATcccatcatctacggggtgaggaccagagagatccgggacaggctgctccggctctttactcataaagggaaGTAA